A stretch of the Hypomesus transpacificus isolate Combined female chromosome 12, fHypTra1, whole genome shotgun sequence genome encodes the following:
- the LOC124474801 gene encoding SLIT and NTRK-like protein 5, with product MHIWILKIIPLIAASLSVVEMYDNYGEICRNLCTCEEKEGILTVSCENRGIVRLTEISPVHFSMYHLLLTGNLLKKLSLNDFINYTGVTILHLGNNDISEIETGAFNGLQGLKRLHLNNNKIDLLRDDTFAGLESLEYLQIDYNYITNIEPNALSKLHQLTVMILNDNMLSALPNNIFRNVPLTHLDLRGNRLKMFPYIGLLEHMDKVVELQLEENPWNCSCELISLKAWLESIAYTALVGEVVCETPFRLHGRDLDEVSKQELCPRRAISEYEMRPPPPLSTNGYFQTTPAAVTASATSSAVLRSSSRPTKGTRPSNRTKTKPTSRIQVNPYNYGPIIAYQTKSPVPLDCPTACTCNLQISDLGLNVNCQERKIENISDLKPKPYNPKKMYLTGNYIPVVRRSDFVEATGLDLLHLGNNRIALIHDRAFGDLTNLRRLYLNGNLIERLTTDMFFGLQNLQYLYLEYNKIREIDGGALHFLPNLQLLFLNNNLMKTLPGGIFSGLSLSRLNLRSNHFQNLPVSGVLDQLKLLVQIDLFENPWDCSCDVVGMKIWLEQLSAGTIVNEVICETPKRHAGQDMRSIQAEHLCPDYSDIVVSTAPPSDEPTPDRATTTETSQRYNTPSSTVPLSVLILSLLLVFIMSVFVAAGLFVIVMKKRKKSQSDRTSTNNSDVSSFNLQYSLYNNRSVPKVKAPAGHVYEYIPHPMGHMCKNPIYRSREGNAVEDYRDLHELKVTYRSNTEEERDSNMRSPTYSVSTIEPRENPSPVQDAEHFFRGILEPDKQSTSGNNLEYKYTGPVSYTYNPNFDVRRQFLHPERIRETVLYGTAPSTVYVEPNRNEYLELKAKLQAEPDYLEVLEKQTTFSQF from the coding sequence ATGCATATCTGGATACTGAAAATAATCCCTCTGATCGCAGCATCTCTGAGTGTGGTCGAGATGTATGACAATTATGGGGAAATCTGTAGGAATTTATGTACGTGCGAGGAGAAAGAAGGGATACTGACAGTGAGCTGTGAGAACAGAGGGATTGTCAGACTAACGGAAATAAGCCCGGTACATTTCTCCATGTACCACCTTCTGCTGACAGGAAATCTCCTCAAGAAACTGTCCCTCAATGATTTCATCAACTACACTGGGGTGACTATTCTGCATTTAGGCAACAATGACATTTCCGAAATAGAGACTGGTGCCTTTAATGGACTCCAAGGATTAAAGAGATTACatctgaacaacaacaaaatagacCTTTTAAGGGATGATACATTTGCTGGGCTGGAGAGTCTGGAATATCTTCAAATTGATTATAATTACATCACTAATATAGAGCCTAACGCACTGAGCAAACTGCACCAGCTCACCGTTATGATTTTAAATGACAATATGCTCTCTGCTCTGCCTAACAATATTTTCCGGAATGTGCCCTTAACGCACTTGGACCTTCGGGGCAATCGGTTGAAAATGTTTCCATACATTGGTCTCCTGGAGCATATGGACAAGGTAGTGGAATTACAACTTGAGGAGAACCCCTGGAATTGCTCCTGTGAGCTCATATCTCTGAAAGCTTGGCTGGAGAGCATAGCGTACACAGCTTTAGTGGGGGAAGTGGTTTGCGAGACGCCTTTCAGGCTGCATGGCAGAGACCTAGACGAGGTCTCCAAACAGGAACTCTGCCCACGAAGAGCCATCTCAGAGTATGAAATGCGTCCCCCACCGCCACTCAGCACCAATGGATATTTCCAAACCACGCCAGCAGCTGTGACAGCCTCAGCCACCTCTTCAGCTGTTTTGCGGTCATCATCGAGGCCTACAAAGGGCACCCGCCCATCAAACAGAACCAAGACAAAGCCCACCTCCCGGATTCAAGTCAACCCCTATAACTATGGCCCAATCATTGCTTATCAGACCAAATCTCCTGTGCCTTTGGACTGCCCCACTGCCTGTACATGTAATCTGCAGATCTCCGATCTTGGACTGAACGTCAACTGCCAAGAGAGGAAGATTGAGAATATATCTGACCTTAAGCCCAAGCCATACAATCCCAAAAAGATGTATCTCACAGGGAATTACATCCCTGTGGTACGCAGATCTGATTTTGTAGAGGCCACCGGATTGGATTTGCTCCACCTAGGAAACAATAGGATAGCCCTCATTCACGACAGAGCTTTTGGGGATTTAACAAACCTGCGTAGGCTGTACTTAAATGGTAATCTAATCGAAAGACTTACAACCGACATGTTTTTTGGACTGCAGAATCTTCAGTACCTCTACTTAGAATATAACAAAATAAGAGAAATTGACGGGGGCGCTTTACACTTTTTACCCAACCTCCAATTGCTTTTTCTGAACAATAACCTTATGAAAACCTTACCAGGGGGAATCTTTAGTGGGCTGTCCCTTTCTAGACTCAATCTTCGCAGTAACCATTTTCAAAACCTGCCTGTGAGTGGTGTGTTGGATCAGCTGAAGTTGCTGGTGCAGATAGATCTATTTGAGAACCCCTGGGATTGTTCATGTGATGTTGTCGGCATGAAGATATGGCTAGAGCAGCTCAGTGCAGGCACCATTGTTAATGAGGTTATATGTGAGACTCCAAAGCGGCATGCTGGGCAGGATATGCGTTCAATTCAAGCTGAACACCTGTGTCCAGATTATTCTGACATTGTTGTCTCAACGGCGCCCCCCTCTGACGAGCCAACGCCAGATAGGGCCACCACCACAGAAACTTCTCAAAGATACAATACCCCAAGCAGCACTGTCCCCCTTTCGGTCCTAATCCTCAGTCTCTTACTGGTTTTCATAATGTCAGTGTTTGTGGCGGCCGGGCTGTTTGTGATAGTCATGAAGAAACGTAAGAAGTCCCAGAGCGATCGTACCAGTACCAACAACTCTGATGTGAGCTCCTTTAACTTACAGTATAGCCTTTACAATAACCGATCTGTCCCAAAAGTGAAAGCCCCTGCCGGGCATGTCTACGAGTATATTCCTCATCCTATGGGGCACATGTGCAAAAACCCCATCTACAGATCCAGGGAAGGCAATGCAGTGGAGGATTACCGTGACCTTCACGAGTTGAAGGTGACCTACCGGAGTAAcactgaggaagagagggacagcAACATGAGGAGTCCCACTTACAGTGTGAGCACCATTGAGCCTCGTGAGAATCCTTCACCTGTGCAAGATGCTGAGCACTTCTTCAGAGGCATCTTAGAGCCGGATAAGCAGTCTACTTCAGGAAACAACCTTGAGTACAAGTATACTGGCCCGGTCTCGTACACATACAACCCAAACTTTGATGTGAGACGTCAGTTTTTACACCCCGAGAGGATAAGAGAAACCGTGCTCTATGGTACAGCACCTAGTACTGTTTATGTTGAGCCCAACAGAAATGAATATTTGGAACTAAAAGCGAAACTTCAAGCTGAGCCGGACTACCTCGAAGTTCTTGAGAAACAGACCACATTCAGCCAGTTTTGA